One region of Alosa alosa isolate M-15738 ecotype Scorff River chromosome 1, AALO_Geno_1.1, whole genome shotgun sequence genomic DNA includes:
- the LOC125298469 gene encoding uncharacterized protein LOC125298469 → MVCFLYENCYIGVRSGMTTPTEREEKAATDALAMMSFLPRRLFDSVLAHCHLLGPADGASLQRDRDEEIRPRQQEETNRADGSIPPLEPAPHRSDGNRLVPGASAAVEGRPSVKLPHYNGERPLATYLVQIRLAAELNGWSAERTGVQVALALEGEAVQVLEDLPPAEQVSWTAIEAALQRRFGQRIFISDAREQLASRRRHKDERLGKFAADLQLYARRGYPTYSQGLHEEMALEAFVRGIHPERLKEHLRLSAPSSLSAAFVEAKRVENIFRTTESRHCVRQTSMEEDEEELEVTRQTTTATQRPR, encoded by the coding sequence attgttacattggtgtcagaagtgggatgacgACCCCTACTGAACGGGAGGAGAAAGCTGCAACTGATGCCCTGGCGATGATGAGTTTCCTGCCAAGACGGCTCTTCGACAGCGTGCTCGCCCATTGCCacctgctgggcccagcagacGGAGCCAGCCTGCAGCGTGACCGTGACGAAGAGATCCGCCCCCGGCAACAGGAGGAAACGAACCGGGCTGATGGCAGCATCCCGCCACTTGAACCCGCTCCACACAGGAGCGATGGAAATCGGCTGGTCCCCGGTGCGTCAGCGGCGGTAGAAGGGCGCCCCAGCGTAAAGTTGCCCCACTACAATGGCGAAAGGCCGCTGGCGACATACCTGGTACAGATCCGGCTGGCAGCCGAGCTGAATGGCTGGTCGGCGGAGAGAACGGGCGTACAGGTGGCGTTGGCTCTGGAGGGGGAAGCGGTACAAGTATTAGAAGACCTGCCACCGGCGGAGCAAGTAAGCTGGACCGCAATCGAAGCAGCTCTGCAACGACGATTCGGCCAGAGAATCTTCATCAGCGATGCCAGAGAACAACTCGCTTCCAGACGGCGACACAAGGACGAGAGACTGGGCAAGTTTGCGGCTGACCTGCAGCTGTATGCCCGGCGGGGCTACCCAACGTACAGCCAGGGTCTACATGAAGAGATGGCACTGGAAGCGTTCGTGCGAGGCATCCACCCAGAGCGGCTAAAAGAACACCTTCGCCTGAGCGCCCCCAGCTCGCTGTCCGCGGCCTTCGTGGAAGCCAAACGGGTGGAAAACATCTTCCGCACAACAGAGTCGAGGCATTGCGTACGCCAGACATCAATggaggaagacgaggaggaaCTGGAGGTGACGCGGCAGACCACCACAGCCACACAACGCCCACGCTGA